Proteins found in one Arachis stenosperma cultivar V10309 chromosome 8, arast.V10309.gnm1.PFL2, whole genome shotgun sequence genomic segment:
- the LOC130944838 gene encoding cytochrome P450 71A1-like → MSLVRSIQEKLQHQPHSITLSTLCFIIITILCIVKFTRRNNKFNNLPPSPPKLPIIGNLHQLGTLPHQSLKALANKYGPLLLLQLGQTQALVVSSAELVEEIAKSHDIAFSNRANTKAAKIFFYQCKEVGFAPYGEEWRMKRKLCVLELLSTNRVRSFQPIREDEVSMMINTICEACAKGSIVNLSKMIITTANNISSRCIFGRSFDGRKGIGEVVRKMMSQLTTLGIGDLFPLLDWVDVLTGFNSRLKVTFAELDAFLEEVIEEHKRKKKDKNIINDRSYDNKDFIDIFLQLQEKNMLEFELTGDTIRGILMDMFVGGSDTVSTTLEWAFSELAKNPKCMKKAQEEVRRIVDGKSKIEENHLNQMNYMKCVIKETLRLHPPVPLLVPRETSTSVKLNGYNIPNKTTVYVNSYAIHRDPKLWENAEEFIPERFEGNNDDQQVDYKVIDFQLIPFGIGRRGCPGVSFGIASAEYLMANLLYWFDWKVPNNNSNGDDDLEMDMSELSGMTVTKKEPLFLEPILYSFHSKS, encoded by the exons atgtcTCTTGTTCGATCAATtcaagagaaattacaacatcAACCACATTCAATAACCTTATCTACCTTATGTTTCATAATCATAACCATTTTGTGTATTGTTAAGTTTACAAGAAGAAACAACAAGTTCAATAACCTTCCACCATCTCCACCAAAGTTACCAATAATTGGAAACCTTCATCAACTAGGAACACTTCCACACCAATCCTTAAAGGCACTTGCTAACAAATATGGCCCTCTTTTGTTGCTTCAATTAGGGCAAACTCAAGCCCTAGTTGTATCTTCAGCGGAACTTGTTGAAGAAATAGCAAAATCACATGATATTGCTTTCTCCAATAGAGCAAACACTAAAGCTGCAAAGATTTTCTTCTATCAATGCAAGGAGGTTGGTTTTGCACCCTATGGAGAAGAGTGGAGAATGAAAAGGAAGCTATGTGTTCTTGAGCTTCTAAGCACAAATAGG GTAAGGTCATTTCAACCAATTAGAGAAGATGAAGTATCAATGATGATTAACACTATATGTGAAGCTTGTGCAAAAGGATCTATTGTGAATCTATCTAAGATGATTATTACAACTGCAAACAACATATCTTCACGGTGCATTTTTGGAAGAAGTTTTGATGGTAGAAAAGGCATTGGAGAAGTAGTGAGAAAGATGATGTCACAATTAACAACACTTGGGATTGGAGATTTGTTTCCTTTATTGGATTGGGTTGATGTTCTTACCGGTTTCAACTCAAGATTGAAGGTTACTTTTGCTGAATTAGATGCATTTTTGGAAGAGGTTATTGAAGAGcacaagagaaagaaaaaggacAAGAATATTATTAATGATCGTTCTTATGATAATAAAGACTTTATTGATATATTTCTTCAACTTCAAGAAAAAAACATGCTTGAATTTGAGCTCACCGGAGATACCATCAGAGGAATCCTTATG GACATGTTTGTGGGAGGGAGTGACACAGTTTCAACAACTCTTGAATGGGCCTTTTCCGAACTTGCTAAGAACCCAAAATGCATGAAGAAAGCCCAAGAAGAGGTGAGAAGAATTGTGGATGGAAAATCCAAGATAGAGGAAAATCATCTAAACCAAATGAATTACATGAAATGTGTAATCAAAGAAACCCTAAGATTACATCCACCAGTTCCACTTTTGGTCCCTAGAGAAACATCAACAAGTGTGAAACTCAATGGCTACAACATTCCCAACAAGACAACCGTGTATGTGAATTCATATGCAATTCATAGGGACCCTAAATTATGGGAAAATGCTGAAGAGTTTATTCCTGAAAGATTTGAAggtaataatgatgatcaacaagTTGATTATAAGGTAATTGATTTTCAATTAATCCCATTTGGTATTGGAAGAAGGGGTTGTCCTGGAGTTTCATTTGGGATTGCATCAGCTGAATATTTGATGGCTAATCTTTTATATTGGTTTGATTGGAAGGTTcctaataataatagtaatggTGATGATGATTTAGAAATGGACATGAGTGAGTTGAGTGGAATGACAGTCACCAAGAAAGAACCACTTTTTCTTGAGCCAATTCTTTACTCATTTCATTCTAAATCTTGA
- the LOC130944767 gene encoding phenylacetaldehyde oxime monooxygenase CYP71AN24-like — MNFLLKQLAYYYEPNPTLCLTIFGFISIFLVLKITRRNYKPNNNKNLPPSPPKLPFIGNLHQFGTLTHRSFHELSKKHGPLMFLQLGQTPAIVVSSAEVAEEIIKKHDIAFSNKPQTTSGKIILYGCSDVVFAPYGEEWRQKRKICVLELLSLKRVKSFKYIREEEVMELVATIRARKGFSINISELIIATSNNIVSRCVLGQKYDNPSGSSSFGELGRKMMRELAAFSVGDFFPLLGWLDFLTGQIQEFKATFHALDAFFDKVIEEHKRKMMKKEDVKKGQLDKMDFVDILLQVQKDGVHDFQLTNDNLKAILVDMFAGASDTTSTLLEWTLAELIKNPNIMKKVQEEVRKVVGCKSKIDEIDVNQMEYLKCVIKETLRLHPPAPFLTPRETLSDVKLKGFDIPSKTRVFINAWAIQRDPKIWKNPEEFIPERFEENQVDFLRQDFHYVPFGFGRRGCAGISFALASTEVILANLLYWFNWKLPNNSLGVTMQDIDMGETYGLTVTKKVPLYLEPTLYIIQ; from the exons ATGAATTTTCTACTAAAACAATTGGCTTATTATTATGAGCCAAATCCAACTCTTTGCTTAACAATTTTTGGGTTCATAAGCATCTTTCTAGTGCTTAAGATCACAAGAAGAAATTACAagccaaataataataaaaatcttCCACCATCACCACCAAAGCTACCCTTCATTGGAAACCTTCATCAATTTGGAACACTGACACACCGATCCTTCCATGAACTCTCAAAGAAGCATGGTCCTCTCATGTTCCTTCAATTGGGACAAACACCAGCCATTGTGGTTTCTTCGGCCGAGGTGGCcgaagaaatcatcaagaaacATGATATTGCTTTCTCCAACAAGCCCCAAACAACATCTGGAAAAATCATTCTCTATGGATGTTCTGATGTCGTTTTCGCACCCTATGGTGAAGAGTGGAGACAAAAAAGAAAGATTTGTGTTCTCGAACTTTTAAGTCTCAAAAGGGTGAAGTCCTTCAAATACATTCGTGAAGAAGAGGTTATGGAATTG GTTGCTACCATACGTGCAAGGAAAGGATTTTCTATAAATATTAGTGAGTTGATAATTGCAACATCAAACAACATAGTGTCAAGATGTGTTCTTGGACAAAAGTATGATAACCCAAGTGGGAGTAGCAGCTTTGGAGAGCttggaaggaagatgatgagaGAATTGGCTGCTTTTAGTGTGGGGGATTTCTTCCCTTTATTGGGTTGGCTTGATTTTCTCACTGGCCAAATACAAGAATTCAAGGCCACTTTTCATGCATTGGACGCTTTCTTTGATAAGGTGATTGAAGAACATAAGaggaaaatgatgaagaaaGAGGATGTTAAAAAGGGTCAATTAGACAAGATGGATTTTGTTGATATACTACTCCAAGTTCAAAAAGATGGTGTGCATGACTTTCAACTCACCAATGATAATCTCAAAGCAATCTTAGTG GACATGTTTGCTGGAGCGAGTGACACTACTTCAACACTTTTGGAATGGACATTAGCAGAACTGATTAAGAATCCAAACATCATGAAGAAAGTTCAAGAAGAAGTAAGAAAAGTTGTTGGGTGCAAATCAAAAATAGATGAAATTGATGTTAATCAAATGGAGTACCTAAAATGTGTAATAAAAGAGACTTTAAGGTTGCATCCACCAGCTCCTTTCTTAACACCTAGAGAAACCCTAAGTGATGTGAAGCTAAAAGGGTTTGATATTCCATCAAAAACAAGAGTATTTATAAATGCATGGGCAATTCAAAGGGACCCAAAAATTTGGAAGAACCCTGAAGAGTTCATTCCTGAAAGATTTGAGGAAAACCAAGTTGATTTTCTAAGACAAGATTTTCATTATGTCCCCTTTGGTTTTGGAAGGAGAGGATGTGCTGGAATTTCATTTGCACTTGCTTCTACTGAAGTCATTCTTGCTAATCTCCTATATTGGTTTAATTGGAAACTACCTAATAATAGTTTAGGTGTGACTATGCAAGATATTGACATGGGTGAGACTTATGGGCTCACTGTAACCAAGAAAGTGCCACTATATCTTGAACCTACATTATACATTATACAATAA
- the LOC130943847 gene encoding phenylacetaldehyde oxime monooxygenase CYP71AN24-like → MAFLQLQSILKQYSSYYYYYEQHYSTLYYLAIFGFITIFLVLNFTITKKGRKSNNLPPSPPKLPFIGNLHQLGTLPHRSFHELSKKHGPLMSLQLGQTPAIVVSSVDVAKEIIKNHDVVFSNRPQTTSERIIMYGCKDVAFAPYGDEWRQKRKICVLELLSLKRVRSFQSIREEEVAELVDSLREACGSNKESCVNLSELIIATSNNIVSRCVLGQKYDNPSGSSSFGELGRKMMRELAAFSVGDFFPLLGWVDFLTGQIQEFKATFHALDCFYDKVLEEHRRMLKKGNDDDKKDFVDLLLQVQEDGVHHDFHLSNDNLKAILMDVFAGGGDTTSTLLEWTFAELIKNPKIMKKVQEEVRNVVGYKQKIDENDVNQMEYMKCVIKEILRLHPPAPLLIPRETLSDVKLKGYDIPSKTKVYLNAWTIQRDPEIWNNPEEFIPERFEKSQIDFMGQHLELIPFGFGRRGCAGISFAIASTEHILANLLYWFDWKLPNNNNNDDDDGVTKMQDIDMCEIYGLTVCKKVPLHLQPKLYNHMGK, encoded by the exons ATGGCTTTTCTACAACTTCAATCAATACTAAAACAATATtcctcttattattattattatgagcAACATTACTCAACCCTTTACTACTTAGCCATTTTTGGCTTCATAACCATCTTTCTTGTGCTTAATTtcacaataacaaaaaaaggaCGAAAATCCAATAATCTTCCACCATCACCACCAAAGCTACCATTCATTGGAAACCTTCATCAACTAGGAACATTACCCCACCGTTCCTTCCATGAACTCTCAAAGAAGCATGGCCCTCTCATGTCCCTTCAACTTGGACAAACACCAGCCATTGTTGTTTCTTCGGTTGATGTGGCCAAAGAAATCATCAAAAACCATGATGTTGTTTTCTCCAACAGGCCCCAAACAACATCCGAGAGAATCATTATGTATGGATGCAAGGATGTTGCTTTTGCACCCTATGGTGACGAGTGGAGACAGAAAAGAAAGATTTGTGTTCTTGAGCTTCTAAGCCTTAAAAGGGTGCGATCCTTTCAATCCATTCGTGAAGAGGAGGTTGCCGAATTG GTTGATAGCTTACGTGAAGCATGTGGAAGCAACAAAGAGTCATGTGTGAACCTTAGTGAGTTGATAATTGCAACATCAAACAACATAGTGTCAAGATGTGTTCTTGGACAAAAGTATGATAACCCAAGTGGGAGTAGCAGCTTTGGAGAGCttggaaggaagatgatgagaGAATTGGCTGCTTTTAGTGTGGGAGATTTCTTCCCTTTATTGGGTTGGGTTGATTTTCTCACTGGCCAAATACAAGAATTCAAGGCCACTTTTCATGCATTAGATTGTTTCTATGATAAGGTACTTGAAGAACATAGGAGAATGCTTAAGAAAggaaatgatgatgataagaAAGACTTTGTTGATTTACTTCTTCAAGTTCAAGAGGATGGTGTGCATCATGACTTTCACCTCTCCAATGATAATCTCAAAGCAATCCTAATg GACGTGTTTGCGGGAGGTGGTGACACTACTTCAACACTTTTGGAGTGGACATTTGCAGAACTGATTAAGAATCCAAAGATCATGAAAAAAGTTCAAGAAGAAGTAAGAAATGTTGTTGGgtataaacaaaaaatagatGAAAATGATGTGAATCAAATGGAATACATGAAATGTGTGATCAAAGAAATTCTAAGATTGCATCCACCTGCTCCTTTATTAATACCCCGTGAAACCCTAAGTGATGTGAAGCTAAAAGGTTATGATATTCCATCAAAGACAAAGGTATATTTGAATGCATGGACAATTCAAAGGGACCCTGAAATTTGGAACAACCCTGAAGAGTTCATTCCTGAGAGATTTGAGAAAAGTCAAATTGATTTTATGGGTCAACATTTGGAACTTATACCCTTTGGTTTCGGAAGAAGGGGTTGTGCTGGAATTTCATTTGCAATTGCTTCCACTGAACATATTCTTGCTAATCTTCTATATTGGTTTGATTGGAAGCTgcccaataataataataatgatgatgatgatggtgtcACTAAAATGCAAGACATTGATATGTGTGAGATTTATGGGCTCACTGTTTGCAAGAAAGTACCATTGCATCTTCAGCCTAAACTATACAATCATATGGGGAAgtaa